A portion of the Adhaeribacter radiodurans genome contains these proteins:
- a CDS encoding BlaI/MecI/CopY family transcriptional regulator, giving the protein MERLTKPEEETMQVIWRTNGGFIKDFLEHLPAPQPPYTTLASTVKKLEQKGFIQSEKLGYSYRYTPLIQEKDYSRSFMSNFIGDYFQNSYKELVSFFAQEQQIGAAELQEIIEMIEKRKSE; this is encoded by the coding sequence ATGGAAAGATTAACTAAACCAGAAGAGGAAACCATGCAGGTTATTTGGCGAACCAATGGTGGATTCATCAAGGACTTTCTGGAGCATCTTCCCGCTCCCCAACCACCTTATACTACTTTAGCGTCCACCGTCAAAAAGCTCGAACAAAAGGGTTTTATCCAGAGTGAAAAGCTAGGTTATTCTTACCGCTACACTCCTCTGATTCAGGAAAAAGATTACAGCCGGAGTTTTATGAGCAACTTCATCGGTGATTATTTTCAAAACTCTTACAAAGAGCTCGTTTCCTTTTTTGCCCAGGAGCAACAGATAGGCGCCGCCGAACTCCAGGAAATTATTGAAATGATTGAAAAACGTAAATCTGAATAA